A genomic region of Oryza glaberrima chromosome 1, OglaRS2, whole genome shotgun sequence contains the following coding sequences:
- the LOC127759320 gene encoding cytochrome P450 89A2-like, which translates to MEVILLPLVVIITSTMLLLLIISTAKKRHHGTANLPLPPAPPSVPVVGPLLWLVRARSNLEPAIRELHRRHGPILSLTFLSPRAAIFVSSREVTHRALVQRGHTFASRPPAIAPFAVLTSGQCTVSSAPYGPLWRSLRRNLTSGVLGHGSRAPLYAPARRWALHLLTSDLAAASGNTGGGVAVAVVDCLQFAMFSLLTYMCFGKRLDRRGVREIEAVQRELFSSYISFQVFAFCPTVTKRLFFRRWQKVLSIRRRQEDIFLPLIEERRKRIKISSMDNDGSMVCCYVDTIISHKLPKEAGDRRLTDGELVSLCTEFLTASVDTIVTALQWIMARVVEQPEIQAKLLDEINRVVSSDKEHVDEEDIKSMAYLKALVLEGLRRHPPAHFLLSHAAVEETSLDGHRIPAGRSVNFSVADVAHDENVWSRPEEFLPERFLDGGEGAGTDLTGSREIKMMPFGVGRRICPGLGLALLQLEYFVANMVREFEWGMVDGDCGGGINLAERPEFTVIMEQPLRALVVPRRRE; encoded by the coding sequence ATGGAAGTGATCTTGTTGCCTCTGGTTGTCATCATCACATCCACCATGCTTCTCctattgatcatctccacggcAAAGAAGAGACACCATGGCACGGCAAACCTTCCGCTGCCCCCAGCGCCGCCCTCCGTCCCCGTCGTCGGCCCGCTTCTCTGGCTCGTGCGCGCGCGCTCCAACCTCGAGCCAGCCATCCGTGAGCTGCACAGGCGGCACGGCCCCATCCTCAGCCTCACCTtcctctccccgcgcgccgccatctTCGTCTCCAGCCGCGAGGTGACCCACCGCGCCCTCGTCCAGCGCGGCCACACGTTCGCCAGCCGCCCGCCGGCCATCGCGCCGTTCGCCGTCCTCACCAGCGGCCAGTGCACCGTCAGCTCTGCGCCGTATGGTCCGCTCTGGCGCTCCCTGCGCCGCAACCTCACCTCCGGTGTCCTCGGCCACGGCTCTCGCGCCCCACTCTACGCGCCTGCACGGCGGTGGGCGCTCCATCTTTTGACGTCTGACCTCGCGGCGGCCTCGGGAAACACGGGTGGcggcgtggccgtggccgtggtggACTGCCTCCAGTTCGCCATGTTCTCGCTGCTCACGTACATGTGCTTTGGTAAGAGGCTCGATCGTCGTGGTGTCCGGGAGATCGAGGCCGTGCAAAGGGAGCTCTTCTCCTCGTACATCAGCTTCCAGGTGTTCGCCTTCTGCCCGACGGTCACCAAGCGACTGTTCTTCCGGCGGTGGCAGAAGGTGCTCTCCATTCGGAGGAGGCAAGAAGACATATTCCTTCCTCTGATCGAAGAAAGGAGAAAACGCATCAAGATCAGCAGCATGGACAACGACGGCAGCATGGTTTGCTGCTACGTGGACACAATCATCTCCCACAAGCTCCCCAAGgaggccggcgatcgccggctcACCGACGGCGAGTTGGTGAGCCTCTGCACGGAGTTCCTCACCGCGAGCGTCGACACGATTGTCACCGCGCTGCAGTGGATCATGGCTCGTGTCGTCGAGCAGCCGGAGATTCAGGCGAAGCTGCTGGACGAGATCAACCGCGTGGTGTCGAGCGACAAGGAGCACGTCGACGAGGAAGACATCAAGTCCATGGCGTACCTCAAGGCACTAGTCCTAGAGGGGCTACGTCGGCACCCGCCGGCACACTTCCTGCTGTCGCACGCCGCGGTGGAGGAGACGTCGCTGGACGGGCACCGCATCCCGGCGGGCAGGTCGGTGAACTTCTCGGTGGCCGACGTGGCGCACGACGAGAACGTGTGGAGCCGGCCGGAGGAGTTCCTGCCGGAGAGGTTCCTGGACGGAGGGGAAGGTGCCGGGACTGACCTGACTGGAAGCCGGGAGATCAAGATGATGCCGTTCGGAGTTGGGAGGAGGATCTGCCCTGGACTTGGCCTCGCGCTGCTGCAGCTGGAGTACTTCGTGGCGAACATGGTCCGGGAGTTCGAATGGGGGATGGTGGATGGTGATTGTGGTGGTGGCATCAACCTTGCCGAGAGGCCGGAGTTCACCGTGATAATGGAGCAGCCGCTTCGTGCGCTGGTTgtgccgaggaggagagagtga